The following DNA comes from Bos indicus isolate NIAB-ARS_2022 breed Sahiwal x Tharparkar chromosome 3, NIAB-ARS_B.indTharparkar_mat_pri_1.0, whole genome shotgun sequence.
ACCCAGCAATTTCTAAATGTATGTATTCTTTCAGTACCTTCCCCAGCCATCCTCACTTCTTGCTTCTGTGTATCAGAATTGGAGTTCATTTCTTTCCAGGTCTTGATTTCCTGGTTCCACAGTTTTCTTAAATGTGGGTGGGGGACAGGAGTGCATCAGAGCTGAGGCTGCTCAGCCACTAATCTCAGTAAGAACTGCTGAGCTTGGGTCTGTGGTTCCCAGTTTTGTCCTACCTTTTTTGACAAAATGGTTCCTCTCCCTGTCCTTTCCAGATAGCAAAGGCAGCTCCTAGGAGCCATTTGGGAAACAGGTGGGAGGTGCAAAGCTACCTCTGCCAATGGTTTATAGCCCCCAGCGTGCCTGCACTAGGCCCTGAGGGTTTGGAGACAGCCAGCTTTTACATTCTCTTCagcctttccttctttctgtttgaCTTTTCTGTTTGCCCTTCCAGTACTCGGCCCTTTGTCAAGTTAGTTATTCTTTGTGTAAAGAAACATGCAGTTCCTCCCTCGCTGGCCTTAGCTCTTCTTGCTCACCTGTCAGCAGCTTTCTTCCACTCTGGATCCTCCAAGGTGCCCTCACTTTTCCCATAGGGTTCGCTTGGCTGGGATGAAGATATCTCGTCCCCCCACATCCGTGGGACACTATAAGATGGTGAAGCACCGAGGAGATAAGGGCAACGAGGAAAATCCCCACAGGTAGGACGGGAGGGTTGCCTGGGAATTACTAGTGAACCCTTAGGGCTCTACAGTTTCTAGATTCCTGGCTGTTCCTTTCCGGGTCTCAGTCTCCAATCTGTAACCCTCAGGTTTGACCTCCTGGTCCGTACCCAGAATTCCTGGACTCAAGATGGAATGAACTCACTGACATACCAGTTGCTGTCTCGAGAGCTGGGCCCTCTCTATACGAACATCACAGCAGACATTGGAACTGACCCTCGGGGTCCCCGGACTTCCTCTGGTCCCCATTACCCGCCTGGTTCCTCCCAAGCCTTCCGTCAGGAGATGCTGCAGCGCCGGCccccagccaggcctggccctctgCCTACTGCCAACCACACAGCTCCTCATGGTTCACACTGACTCCTTCTTAATCATGAAACTGACTCTTTCCCACTTTAATCATGAAACTGAATCAGAGGGGTTATATTTTCCCCACCCTCAGCTCCTCACTGCTCTTAGAGGGATGTGAGGAAATGAACTTTACTGCTGTGCTAGGGGCAGGGGCCTCTCCTCACTGCTGGACTGGAGCTGGGCTCCTCTGGCCCTGGAGGTCTCTCTTTCTAGGGTCACCTGCCAGGGCTTATGACTGTGAATCCTTGATGTCATGACTTATGTGATGACTCCTAGGAGTCCCCTGCCCATGGGGTAGGAGCAGGGCTGGACCCCAAATCCCTTCTtcttccatggagagaagagtgATCTGGCTTCTCCCGGGACCTCTGtgaatatttattctatttatggTTCCCAGGAAGTGTGTTTGAAGGAAGCCCCTCCCTGGGTACTTTCTGCCAGTAATGGAGTAGCTCCCTCTTTTGGACCTGGCTCAGGGGGCTGggattttgatatattttctaaTAAAGGACTTTGTCTCGCCTCCGCTCCTGCTTTCTGCGTCCCAGGCACTCTTTGCCTATCTTTGctcacccacccccaccttctgCCCTTGGATGACAGAACAGCCAGGCCAAGCCAAGCTTTAgcaacttttattttcatgggtgAGAGAATCCCTGCCACCAGGGGCAAGAAGAAGTGGGAGCTGAGGATCAACTGTTGGGTTCTGTGCCCAAGACACGGGCTGCTGCCTGACGCCCGCTCTCTATACAGTCATTGACAGCAACCCCCTCATAGGAGGCCCCAGCCAGAGTCAAAGGCAGCTTCTGAGCAGCCAGGAATTGGGCAGCTGACtctgaaagggaagaaaaggaatattACAGCTGGGGTCTATTTTCACGGCTCTTCTCAGCCCAGCTGCTTTCTCAACTTACCCAGTTTTTGCCAGTGGCCTAATGTATACTGGGGGATAGAGTTCTGGGGAGAGAAAAAGGGATACAGGGAAAACATTATTATTGATATCCCAGGCCTGGGTGCTAcattccgtggggtcacaaagagtcaaacatgacttagtaactgaacaacaacaggcctGGATAGACAGTGCTTCCAAGCCTGCCTCTACTAGGTAGCTGAAGAGTGTTTACCTTGTGTTACCAACTCACCTTGTGTAGATGGACCAAGCAGTGACTTGGTGGCTCATTCAGTCCTAATTGAGTGGCAGCAGCTTTCTCTGCCTCCTGTTGGAGCAGCTCCTGAGATAAGACACAGCCCCTGGCTTCTAGTGTCTGTAACCAGGAACCTCCCAGCATCACCTAAGGAGGGAAGATGGCACTGACCAGCCTGGCCTTACTGCACTGGGGCAGAGAGGAGCCCTTTGGAAACCCCCACTAAGCATGGCTGCCTTCTCTCACAGTCAGTCTGAGGCCAGGCAGGCTCCCATCCTGCTCAGGGAAAGCAACGGAGTCATACACAATTCCCAGGATAACTGGATCTTCTGAGGATGGCACCAAATGTCCAAATccctgaagaaaacaaagagaatggGTCAGGACGGAAGGGTTCCAGTTGAGCCCGTGTCTGTCTCGCCTCCTTTTCTGAGTCACACCTGGACAGGCAGACGAGCTCCTCGGTACTGCAGATTCACCACAGCCACAGACACAGCAGTGATGGTGCTCAGGGCACGGGCCAGAGGTGTGGCCTCAGCAGGGAGCAGCTTGCTGAGCACTGGAGGAGAGAGCAGCCTGCCTCAGGAGGCGTTCCCAGTGCAGTTTTGGCCACCCTCCTTAGGATAAGATCCCCACAGGGATGAGCAGTTCAAGGGCATGGTATGGTCCCGTTGGCCCAGGAAGAAGCTAGGGTGCCTCaccctggctggggaaggggagggtggctATCCCATTACCTGAA
Coding sequences within:
- the PPOX gene encoding protoporphyrinogen oxidase isoform X4, coding for MDSLCRGVFAGNSRELSIRSCFPSLFQAEQTHRSILLGLLLGAGRGPQLDSALIRQARAERWSQWSLRGGLETLPQALHAHLTSRGVSVLQGQPVCGLSLQAEGRWKVSLEDSSLEADHIISAIPASVLSKLLPAEATPLARALSTITAVSVAVVNLQYRGARLPVQGFGHLVPSSEDPVILGIVYDSVAFPEQDGSLPGLRLTVMLGGSWLQTLEARGCVLSQELLQQEAEKAAATQLGLNEPPSHCLVHLHKNSIPQYTLGHWQKLESAAQFLAAQKLPLTLAGASYEGVAVNDCIESGRQAAARVLGTEPNS